The following proteins come from a genomic window of Nicotiana tomentosiformis chromosome 12, ASM39032v3, whole genome shotgun sequence:
- the LOC138902429 gene encoding uncharacterized protein, with the protein MELVTCKEKSMEYATRGSGKKKLEELQVLGEVHTGSGLNQELGLQRPGDTRWGSHFKTVRNFITLFSSIINVLEFLVSEGANYLERSVAKSLVNDIRSFEFVHMMHLMLKLLAITNDLNIDLQRKDQDIINAMKLVGFAKRQLQVMRESKWKSLIDDASSFCSKHDIVIPEMDKNYHLGKSKRRSSSVTYSHHLRVEVFNTVIDLQLSKFNSRFDAVNSNLLLGMASLSPDNSFVNYDKDRIMKLATLYPHEFSGSKLEDLSYELDNYILFVKEDNDFSNLKGLGDLSETLVEIDLYKTWRLVFLFVKLSLILPVATAIVERAFSSMKYIKNDLRSRIGDEFLNDCLVCYIEDEVFESVPNDAIIYRFQNMTTRRVQL; encoded by the exons ATGGAGCTAGTAACATGCAAGGAGAAATCAATG GAATATGCTACGAGAGGATCAGGCAAAAAAAAACTAGAGGAGTTACAAGTGCTTGGTGAAGTTCATACTGGAAGTGGACTAAATCAAGAACTTGGACTCCAAAGGCCAGGTGATACCCGATGGGGTTCTCATTTTAAGACAGTGCGTAACTTTATTACATTATTCTCGTCAATCATTAATGTACTTGAGTTTCTTGTAAGTGAGGGTGCAAATTATCTTGAGAGATCAGTGGCAAAAAGTCTAGTGAATGACATAAGATCTTTTGAGTTTGTGCATATGATGCATTTGATGTTAAAATTATTAGCAATCACAAATGATTTGAATATAGATTTGCAAAGAAAAGATCAGGATATTATAAATGCTATGAAGCTTGTTGGTTTCGCCAAGAGGCAATTGCAAGTGATGAGAGAATCTAAATGGAAATCTTTGATAGATGACGCCTCTTCATTTTGTTCCAAGCACGATATTGTGATCCCTGAAATGGATAAGAACTATCATCTTGGAAAGTCAAAGCGTAGGAGTTCAAGTGTTACATATTCTCATCATTTGCGTGTCGAAGTTTTTAATACTGTTATTGATTTGCAACTTTCGAAGTTTAATAGTCGTTTTGATGCGGTGAATAGTAATCTACTTCTTGGTATGGCTAGTTTGAGTCCGGATAATTCTTTTGTAAATTATGATAAAGACAGAATTATGAAACTTGCTACACTTTATCCTCATGAGTTTAGTGGTTCAAAGCTTGAAGATCTCAGTTACGAGCTTGACAACTATATTCTCTTTGTGAAAGAAGACAATGATTTCTCTAACTTGAAAGGACTTGGAGATCTTTCAGAAACATTAGTTGAAATAGATTTGTACAAGACTTGGAGACTTGTGTTTTTGTTTGTGAAGTTAAGTCTGATATTGCCTGTCGCTACTGCAATAGTAGAAAGAGCTTTTTCTTCAATGAAGTACATCAAAAATGACTTGCGTAGCAGAATTGGTGATGAATTTTTAAATGACTGTTTAGTTTGTTATATAGAAGATGAAGTATTTGAAAGTGTACCTAATGATGCGATTATTTATCGTTTTCAAAACATGACAACCCGTCGGGTACAATTGTAA